The sequence below is a genomic window from Nicotiana tomentosiformis chromosome 6, ASM39032v3, whole genome shotgun sequence.
TGAATTATCTAGGACTAGTGGTCTTTTTGATGGAACATATATTACTACGACTCAAAAAGCATCATCAGTTCTTCCTGGTAGATAGAATTTTAGATGGAAATTCTGGGAAGACGACATGAGCAAAATACACAGCGACAATTGATCTAAAGATACTTAACAGAATCACAACAAAAGTGGAAAAAACATTTACTGTTTCAGTCAATTAACAAACTTAATGCAGGGAGCGCTCTAACCTTTGCACGACAAATCTTGGTAATGGCCTCAACGTGAAGGCTTTGCAGCTCTTCGAGTGCATTAATATCCAAGCCACCCAAATCATCACCCTAAATCCAGTAAAAATGTGATTTATCTAGTGATGTCCAAATAAATGCCGCATCGATAACATTGTGTCTCAAGTGAAGAGTGCAAAATGCGACAAGCACAAGACTCCTGAGTCTTTAAGCAAGAAGCAATGCTCACAGTTCTTTATAGTAAAGCTCACAATTTAGAGAGAAAAAAAGTTACCCAACATATTTGcaattaaaattattaatttcgGCATCCACTAAAGAATAATGACTATAAATCTTAACAACTCAAATCAAACACCATTAAAATGTAGTTGCAACACGCCCACAAAAATATAACCTCAATTGAAAAATTGATAATTACTTTTCAATTTCATAGTTAATTGCTCTGGTAATTCTTCTTAATTAGCTTCAATTGCAAGAGCCAGTTTTTATTTTCCAAACACCAGGCTATAAATCAAGAGTTAGGAATAGTAAATGAAGCATGGAGCAGACAAGAACAGGAAAAAAAACTCATTCACTAGAGAAGCTCCCAATCAAAGCTAGCCAAataatagtcatttgatgaaagtGTTTGTAGTTCACAGAATTAGTTAGTTAGCTACAACGTTCACAGATTAGTTGGTTAGTAGCATTCAAGAATTCAGTTAGAATCAGTTATGAAGTTGTCTAACTCTGTGATGGATCTCTTTAATCTTTGATTCATTCTaaaaatctctctctctctctctctctctctctctctctctctctctctctctctctctctctctcacacacaaaAATTGTTAAGGAATTCTTCATTCTTTGGAGTTTTTAGAAGTCTGCTCTTCATCCATTGCTCTACAAACACGGTGAGGTAATAGCAAGGTAGTAGCTTCTGGGAAAAAGCATATTATTCAGACACCAACTTAAATAAGGCGCGGAAATGGGGAAGAACATACCTTTAATCTTGAAACTAAATCATCTAGTTCCTTGCACCTTTTCCTTTCCTTATGGTAACGATACTTCAATAGTTCCAATGCATCCACAGCAGGaatgttttcaaatttttcactaTTATTAAATTTTTTCTCCAAATGACCATTGGACAAGGAAATGTCATTTCTTAATTTTGCTTCCAAGATATTAGACACATCAGACCCCTCAAATGAGACAGTCTCAGGAACAGGACCAGATTTCCTCATCTTTGCAACAAGTACCCACATATTGGCAAGCTCATTCTCCATATCTTCTTCTCGCTTTTTTGCATCATCAAGTTGTTTTCGTAGTTCACTTTCTATTTTATCTCTCTCATACAATGCAGCAACCAAAGAAGCCTCTCTTTGGTGTCGTGCATTCAGCTCTTGCTCCAACTCATCCACCGATAAAAAATCTTCTGTCTTCCTAACATGTGCATCAGGTCGACCTCCACCATCAccattttgcttcatatcaaatGAAGCAGATCTCCTACAGCAGTTATTTTTGCAAGGCGCATCTTTTTCAGCAGCGAGTTTGGCATTTAGGTAAGAGAGCTTTGTTACCTCTTCAGCTAAGTTTCGGAGCTcaactgctgctgctgctgccaGCTCTTTTGCATAAGAAGCTTCCTCAGCTAGCTTTTGATGGTGAATTTCTAACCCTTCCTTCTCCTCAACAATTTGCTCCTTCTCTTGTTTCAGGGACTCTATCTCAGCAGCCTACGAAGAGAAAAACAtgaaatatattatattttaaaaaattgcaTCAAAAGCATAAAATTAAAGGAAAGCCTACCTGTGAAAGAAGCTGAGAATTCAAGAATGCATCAATACTGCATTCATTGGGGACTTCATGCACAAGTCTTTCATTTGATATCATAATACTAGTTTGAGTACTTTCATTCGGAATTCTTTCTTCATATGAACAAACCCCAGCCTCCCTTTCGAGTTTAGCTTCTGCATATTCATCCGAATACATTGCTAGTGTGGCAGCATCATGATATGCATCCTGTTGCTGGCACGTAGAACTTTTTTCTGATAATAAGGAATCAAGTTGTTGCCTCAGCAGAAGGATAGTTTCTTGCATCTCAGAATTCTCGGACATCTTCAGGGACCAAATGATTTTCATTAGAGTTCAGAAGAATGTAACATCTGAATAGCAGATCATAGAGAGACTACAATTTTACCTTCATGTTTAGTTGCTCTTGCAGTACTCTGTTGTCTGCAGATTTAATCTTTTCATGATGACAAACTTAGTCGAGTTAGTCAGCAGCATTTAATTAGGTAGTTAATATCAAATGTTTGAGTCTAACCCAGCTCAAAAAAAACTTGACCATACCTCCAGCTCGAAGGTCTTTTCATTTAGCTGAGCAGCTAGCTTGGACAATGCCTATATTTAAGTAAAGTCAGAATTCAAATGCTATTCTGTGATAAGAAACGACACATGGTAAGAAACTAGTCATGGACTTGGGATGTGTCCTGCAAGCAATAACGTAGCCTTTTGTTCTTCCATCTCTCTTACTCTCCTGTTTGGTCTAGGAGCAGGACACATTTCAGTGAATAGTGTTCCTCTTTAATTGCCTGCTCGTATCTTTTGATAGGCAACCATTGATCTCACTAAAGAGGTATCAACAGATGCTGGACAATTACAGTCGAAAGGGTACGTATAGGATATACAGCAAGATACAGATGATTATAATCACCAAGGCTTGGTGAATTGTTGTAATTACCCAACTATAAGCTACAATTCCCAACAGCATGGACATGAACCTTCAGTGCAGCACAGGCTAGCAGAATGTAAGGCCCTGAATACACATAGGCCATTCCAGGTAAATTAGGCAGTCCCGTTCAATTAAAACTTTGCATTACTCAGTTTGCCAGGGAGTTATATTAGAGTTCATTAGGGATTTTACTTCCTAGAAACTTCTTTGACCTAGGTTTAGGGCTATGGTCATATTGGAAACTGTAAGATTCTTAAAGAATATGCTACAAGAAGAGTATTTGTCAGAGATGGAGGTGAAAAATGACAAGAATGAGCTCAAGAAGATCAAACAAGCCTTCAAAAAAGGATGGTTTTTTTCGTTCAAATTGGGTGAACACTGGAACCCTCCCTATTGTGAACCAAACCAACAAATGcagaaaaagcaaaagaataaAGGTTTTACTGAACTTGGCCCAATTCCAATTGAATCGCATTGGTCATCAATCCATCAAAATGCTAAAGGATTATGGACTTCATCAATTTAGCCCTGTTCTAGATTAGGTAGCTGCTTCAGAGGTTCACTATAAGTATGTATGCTCCTATAAAACTCCAAACTTTTCCAAAGATTTATATGTATTAAGCATCACTTTTTTTTAAATTCACCTGAGAAATCTCAATATTGAGTGAACCCAGCGGTGTCATTTCTACTGATCCAACCATGCGTTGCTCCAGATGACGCATCTGAAATTTTTTTTCTCTGATTTCATCCTTTAAGTTTCGCATTTGCTCCTAATCATGAGACAATTATATAGGTATGATTACTCATATACACATTCAATATCCATCATATCTGGGAAAAGATTATAAAGTTCAACGTCAATAAATGGCTAACCCGAAGCTGCAAGTCCTCAGGACTCTTAACTGATTGCTCTGATACTCGTTTAAGAGAACTAACACATAATGCAACCTCACCAGCTAGCATCTTCACTTGCTCGTGAAGAAGATCCATTTGATCAGTTACAGTGGTCCCAGTCTGCAGAAGAAGATTGAGCATCTTAGCAGAGTTATAAGCAGAAGACAACTATAAAACCATTATCCATGAGATTGCATACAAGCTGACAGTTTAGCATACATTAACAACCTATAGAGTGCACAAAGAACATGATTTTGGGGGATGTCATGACATACAAAACCTGGAAGCCAATTGTATCTTTCTGTTTCTAAGCCTCTTTAACCTGAAGTGAATTTGATCTTGCATCTTAAAGGCACCAGTAGCACATGCATTAAGTTAATTACTTCTGAAGAAAAAATTAAGCAGTTCTCTAAACAAAGGTTTCCAGCTCTAcctatttaaaaagaaaaacctATAACTCCAACTGCTCCAACTGAAGATTGAACATCTGGAAAAAGCATCTATAACCACGTAATCAACTCTTACAGCAGAATATAAATGAGTTTGAGGCCTTACCACAGCTAAAACGTCTGATATTTCCTCAAAGTTAATGAAGACACTAAGGAGGACCAGATAACATGCCATTTGTCTTAGCACAACAAGTAAAGAAAACCATGGGTTAACATAAGGTAGCTTTTAAGAACGGGCAAGAATCTtctttaaaatttatataaaaaaaaaatgcttAATTTTGTATAAATTTAAACTTTTTTAATAGATAAGAGGACAAACTCAGATTGAAGGAGTGGGTGCAGAGCTGAGAATTTGTTAAAATAACTGCAAGAAACCAGCTGGGTAAAACACATGAATGAATTTACTGGATCGACTACATTTTAGTAAATTACATATTATTGAAGAAACAAGGTAAAACATGTCATCTAGTTCCATCAACTACACAAGACAAACTAAGTTCTACAAAAAAAAATCCAATCTGCTTTTCTTCATTCTTCATATCAACTAACcagaaattaaaacaaaattagaAGAACTTACTGGTGGAAGTCGACCTCCAGTAGCTGCACTGAACAAATCACCTGCTTGGGTTCTATCTGGGACAAAGTCTACCGCTGGAGCATCATCCCCTCGCTTATTAACAGATCTTCTCCGCCCTTCCTTCATATCACTGAATGTAACTCTACTTTGCAATGACTTCAACGAGGATGCAGGTGAACCACTTGCCGAGCTTTCATAATCAGCACTTGGTGATGATCCAATCAGATTTTCAGGCTTCTGTAGCATAAACTATGCATTAGTATGTTTATCTAAGAGTCAAATGTCTTCCACTGACATCATACCAAGACGGTAAATCATTAGTATCTTAGAACATATTATTTCTAGAACAAGGAAATAATCATTATAAGATTGCAGATTCTAAAAAAAATTAACTTCTGAATACATATCATTGTTGAAAGACAAACACTGAGGATATCAGGATAAAACTTTGATACTTAGGAGACGAATATTATTGtgcttctcttttcctttttcttttgttttgtcattTAGTACTACACAATCTACCTTTTGATTTTTACAATAGTGTTCCATTTCATGCTATAACAGATTTATTCTTCCATTTTAAGTCTTGGTATGGGAAATTCTTCCAGTGCATTATCCAACCCGCAAAAGTGAAAGGATGGATTTTTGTATCTCAAAAGTATGCCAACCAGAAAAGATTAATCCACCTGTTGTCCGCAATATCATATTCTTCTGATATCTAGCTAATATTTCTTAAGAGTTAAATCTTTTGCGCCCAACCTTACATATGCCAATTTCTTGCATGCTTaacttttccttctttgtttTACGTAATAGGAAACGTTCACATTCTATTTTACCAGCTGGAAATCAGTGATTGAGATTCACTGTTGCAGTAGCATTAGAAATTTATATCGTGCACTAGTGACTTGTCACATTCTGAAAAGGTCGTATATGAAGAGGATTGAGAGATATTAAAAGTTTACTTTTAACTTGAACCAGCCAAGCATCCCTCTCCTTCTGTTTCTTCTAAAATCTTTGACCAATTCATCAAGGTTTGTGACACCCTCTCTTCCATCGGCTGATAGTTCGGAGTCAATGCTTCCAGCATCCTCATCTATCATGTATTCTCGTTTTCTATCCGGTAAGTAAGCCAGCTGCATGATCAATGACGATAAACATGTACATCATGATAGAGGTTTTATGAGCATATGGGTACGTTTAGCAAAATAAAGCGCTCTATATTTGGTAATATGTCTTTAATGCTTGTGTAACACAAAGTATTATCAGTTCGATTACTAGACTGCACATTATGTAAGAGAGGCTAGCTGTTACCTCATCTTCTCCAAAAGAATGTCTGCGTCTATGGCCAGGCTTTTCATGGATATCAGGTTGCATTGTACTTTTTGTAGAAACTAAGATTAGTTTAGTTAATCTTTGAATCCTTCCCATCAATGCTGCTTTCGCTTGTTCCTCCTCTTCCAATCGTGATTGTAACTTCACCTGCCCAGCCTCTAACTGCATCACATatagaaaaaatgaaaaatatacaCCAGTTAAATAGGCATGTAAAATAAGCCCTAATATCCTGGGAAGCTGCCTCTTTTTTTCTGTGTATAGTTTTTTTAAGAGATCACTGCTTTTTGTTTTCTGCATATTTTCTTGTGTGTATCTGTTTGGGAGTTCATAGTTTCCCAACAATTTTATACAAAAAAGGTATTTCCTCTGCAAAAAGGTGTACCATCCCTTGCTGCATAATCTAGACCCTATGGAGAGAGAGGAATCAGAGATgtcgtttttttttaaaaagcaaGCAAAAATCTTATTGATGAGCTCCATGAGTCCTAGGTCAACAGGAGTCTCTGTTGATAGAGACGTGGATCAGTTGGACGAGATTGTTACTAACACCATCTATATACAAAAAGGTTCTCTGGAGCTTCAGATTAACAAGTACACTGGTATGTATTAATGGGACATACCTGGAGCTTCAGATTAACCAGATCATCTTGACTGGGTCCCACTTTCTGATTTTCCATAATGCCACGCTTCAGAAGATCAAGCTCTTGTTTCAAACAGGATATTTCTCTCTGATACTTTTTGATGAGAGACTTCTCGTCTATAATCTGAAATAGTTCAAAACACATGAGGTATAATTGCAATGCAGATGGTTATGTTATAGCAACAGCATTTTGCTCCTTATGCTTCCCCACAAAACCTCACCTTATTCTGTGATGCTTTTATTTCCACATGCTTAGTTCGATGTGCAAATTTCAAGGTGTTGTGCGTCTCCTCTGTGTTGCTGGAGGCTGGTGTTACCGTGCAAATGAGCTTTAGAAAAATCCAAAAGAGTGAATCAGTGCTTAGGTTTTTTTCTTTTGCTGGGGTAAATTGGGAAGGGGGAGTCCATGCAACTCAAACTCAGAGTTCGGTTCAAAGCACTGTAAGAAGATAATTGACAGCTGGCAAAGCTGATTTACTAAAACTTACAGAAACTAGACCATGTCCACTGAGTGATGACTGCAACAGACGTGTAAGCTTTGAATCTCGATATGGGATATGAGTAGATTTTTCATCTGTTAGTTTAGATATAACCTGCATCATCAAATGTTGATAAATCGATATACAAATTCCAGCACTGTACTCCAAAGGTAACGGCCGAAACAATTAATTTGTGCATTCTAAAGAAGAATTCAGTGTTCAATCTGGGGGAAACGAAAGGGACAGATGAAGCGTAAGGAGACATATAGACAAGGGAAGTTCTCATGAGTAAAAATACGAAAGAAATAGCTTACAGTGCCAAGAGTGAGTAAGCTCTTGTTTATGAATGAACCTTCTTTCCTTCTTAACCCAGTTGTCTCAGTCTTGGAACTTTCAGAGCCTGCCAAATCAATCAGATGCTACAAAGAAGATTTGAGTACAGCATGCATGAACAGCATAGTGACGACAGAACGAGAAGATAAATTCTAAATACCCGAATACCATACTGAAAACTTTAGTCGAAAGAAAATGTATAGTCTAGTGAACTATAGGCTATAACATCAAATAGCTAACAGGtaaatttcaaaaacaaaatgAGCCAAAAGTAACACTAGCTACCAGTTGCGACAGAGCTACTTCTTCCCCCTGATTTCCTCCTCGTGAACTGCTTTCAATTGTCTGGCACAGAAAACCACTCATTAGATAGTGCAAATTTGACTAAAGGAAAATCATTTTGTGACATAAAATgggacaaaagaaaaaaatacatataATTACAAATTGAGCATCTGCTGTATAGTCAGCAACATGATCAActttaattttataaataatcaaACAGAAGATGATTTCATGAATTTTCCTTTATGAGCCAAAGACACGGCATTCAAAAATCCTAGTTCACTCCTCAATTTCTGGCCAAGGATCAAACTCTGGCAGCTTTAGTTAAATTGCATCTCGATCTTAAGTCAAGACAACACATTGAGTTAATTACCTATTTTGTCTTTGCCCCTAATTCTTTAGTTTCAAAACATATCAAAATTACCGGAGTACACAAGTGGGAACTTGGTAATACTTTCCTTAAATGTGTTGCAGAACTATTCACTTTGAGTATTGAGCTACTATGTGCAAAATGTTTTTCCGTCACCTCCATCATTTACTTATGCTGCACTAGTCCTACACAAAACTACACTCGAACATGGGATAATAATCATTATCTATGAATATCCAATAACAAATAATTAGATAAGTGTTTATCAGCTAGAACACAGCAAGGAAGACATCCTTGTCATTTTCTGAATGCAAAGAATACACTAGAACATAGTTTAAAAGGGAATGAATGAGATAGCTATTACCAAAGTAAATATTGTATGGCTCCGACTGCTCAGTAAATTAAAGTTGTTGGAACCCACATGTCTGTGCTCTGTTTCAATGTGCCATCAAAGCCAAAGATACATGTTAAGAAGTTTCCCTTGGCATCTGGCGAAATGGTGACATATCAATACTTAGTAGAAATCAAGAATATCAAGGTCACATTAATGCTTAAGATTTCCTGAAGAAGACAAACCAAGCTAATTGATTATTGCGCAATTTGCTTTCATTGGAGATGGCTTGGGGGGATGGGCACGATTTTTTGGGAGAGATGAATATTTATTAGTACATGTCAAGATAGGTGTAGATGaaactgcaattaagcaaatattgCCAATTGTTTTCCAATATATAGACCAAATATTTGCACTATATATGAGATAGAAGAAATAGAAGATGTTTTGAAGGTTTGGCTGATGCGGTTCATAATAATAAGCAGCAGTTTCTAATACCTCTTTTTTCATGTAATCAAGACTCGTATAAAATATGTTAAGATATCGAATTCTTTAGTGCTGTTCATCAGTAAATCCAATATGAAGGCATTCTGGCACGAATTAGTACCACAGCCTTCTGATCAAAGAATATGATTACTTATATAAAGTATCACAAATAGGTAACTGCAATGAGTAAAAGCAACATGGGCTTGTTACATGAAGGTACTGATAGCAATCTCTTTATATTATAAATAGACGAGATTTACAACCTTCCCCAGATGCTATTAAGGAAAGTGCATGAGCAGGGGACAGAACAACTTCCTCCTTGATTCCTTCAACATACGTCCCCtgcatctttcaaataaattgttaAAACTTCAAAAGATAAGCAGCTTTCAAGAAAACTAATCACATCAAAGAGTAAAAGGGAAAAGAGCTCCCAATTTCATAGGAATCAATATAACTGACTGCTTAAAAGATAGCTCCCTCACCACCTTTCAGAATAGAAACTGGAACATGGAAAAGGAAGTCCACATGGAAGCAAATGAAAAGAGAATAAACAGGACTTCAAAGGCAACATTGGACCCAAAAAACTAAATTACAGTACTCTTGCAACTCAGGGACCGTATCTCCATTTAGATGCTGCATAAATCTCTGTAAAGACCattcaattccaagagaaaaagtgGACAACTAAAAGATCCAAATATCCAAGTTAAAGCATAAGATTCTATGAAGATTATTATGTTCCTCCCGTGTAAAAGATAATCCAAATTGACAATAACTTCACGATGATTATAGCTGATAAAGAGCTAAtcattaaaagaaaaagataaaagagCTAGTCATACAAAGTATACAGTATTGATGCTTTTTCAATCCCTTTCATGGTTTTTTGTTCCTATATTACACCTCGACTTGCTGCACTTCGTTATCACTTTTGTTTTTTTTCCCTCAAAAATGCCATTATATTTGCCGCCACACCAATCAGTTTCAGCTACTGACTACATCAGATGTGTTAATCTCCAAGAAACTATAAAAAGAAAAACAGGCAGCCAAGGCTTTGGGGAATGTAAACATGATCTTATTGTACAAAATGTTAAGAAAATGGACCTTGGGCATATCTCAACACCAAAAACATAACTCATAAAGTGAGGATTTCCCATGACAGCGGACAACAGTCTTTTCTCTCAACCAATGCGAGACACTTACCACCCCCTCCCACAGACGCCCAAGGTTGGAACATTTGGGGCGTGAACAACATAACATCAGGGCTCAACACTGAGTAAAACCAAGAATAAGGATAGATCTAGCTCTAATACCATGTGAAAGAGTCACCACATCCAACCGAAATTTTAAGGCAATGGTTGGAATAGGGCAAAATCATTTAAACCCCTTACAAAATTGATGAGGGACAAGTGTTGCATTCTCTAACACTCTCCTTGTTCCAATTCTAAGGCTTTGCACGTGTATTTGATTTGTTTTGACTTCccttttttttaaagtaaagaGAAGAGTTCAACAGGAGCGGGCCTAGAGTATAGAGAGAGATATTAGGCTCAACAAGCTAATAAGTGGGCTTGGAGAAACATTAATGGATTGATGGGTTAAATTAAGGATGCAGGGGGGGGGGGAGAGCATAATGGACTGAGTTGAGAGAGAAGCCCAGAGTGATAAAATGCGAACAAAAAGAGTTGGTGTGAAAATAGGCTCATCAAACATTGATATAATGGACCTTGggtctaactcaaccccaaaagctagctcgaTGAGAGGATTGTCCAAAATCATATAGAGGACAGCAACACATTCTCTCAACCAAAGTGGGACACTTAACACAAGAAATTAGTTCCATGCCTATAACATGAACCAGACCCAATAGCAAGCAATAGAAGGATTAGCATAAGCATTTATTCTGAATCGGTGAATCCATGTCAAATAAAACTTCAAATAATTAAACTTGCTTCGATTGAAATCCTCTGTTCTAGGGTGTCACTT
It includes:
- the LOC104092764 gene encoding kinesin-like protein KIN-7C, mitochondrial isoform X2, giving the protein MSSSRLRSSISPFRSRKSSSSSSSSSSSKRPTTPSSTTSSKAPTLPPAKSSFSPSTPSSDGPPGSSGKTKENVTVTVRFRPLNAREIGKGDELAWYADGDYTVRNEINPKIAYSFDKVFGPATTTRHVYDVAAQHVVGGAMEGINGTVFAYGVTSSGKTHTMHGEQKSPGIIPLAVKDVFGIIQETPGREFLLRVSYLEIYNEVINDLLDPTGQNLRVREDGQGTYVEGIKEEVVLSPAHALSLIASGEEHRHVGSNNFNLLSSRSHTIFTLTIESSSRGGNQGEEVALSQLHLIDLAGSESSKTETTGLRRKEGSFINKSLLTLGTVISKLTDEKSTHIPYRDSKLTRLLQSSLSGHGLVSLICTVTPASSNTEETHNTLKFAHRTKHVEIKASQNKIIDEKSLIKKYQREISCLKQELDLLKRGIMENQKVGPSQDDLVNLKLQLEAGQVKLQSRLEEEEQAKAALMGRIQRLTKLILVSTKSTMQPDIHEKPGHRRRHSFGEDELAYLPDRKREYMIDEDAGSIDSELSADGREGVTNLDELVKDFRRNRRRGMLGWFKLKKPENLIGSSPSADYESSASGSPASSLKSLQSRVTFSDMKEGRRRSVNKRGDDAPAVDFVPDRTQAGDLFSAATGGRLPPTGTTVTDQMDLLHEQVKMLAGEVALCVSSLKRVSEQSVKSPEDLQLREQMRNLKDEIREKKFQMRHLEQRMVGSVEMTPLGSLNIEISQALSKLAAQLNEKTFELEIKSADNRVLQEQLNMKMSENSEMQETILLLRQQLDSLLSEKSSTCQQQDAYHDAATLAMYSDEYAEAKLEREAGVCSYEERIPNESTQTSIMISNERLVHEVPNECSIDAFLNSQLLSQAAEIESLKQEKEQIVEEKEGLEIHHQKLAEEASYAKELAAAAAVELRNLAEEVTKLSYLNAKLAAEKDAPCKNNCCRRSASFDMKQNGDGGGRPDAHVRKTEDFLSVDELEQELNARHQREASLVAALYERDKIESELRKQLDDAKKREEDMENELANMWVLVAKMRKSGPVPETVSFEGSDVSNILEAKLRNDISLSNGHLEKKFNNSEKFENIPAVDALELLKYRYHKERKRCKELDDLVSRLKGDDLGGLDINALEELQSLHVEAITKICRAKV
- the LOC104092764 gene encoding kinesin-like protein KIN-7C, mitochondrial isoform X1 yields the protein MSSSRLRSSISPFRSRKSSSSSSSSSSSKRPTTPSSTTSSKAPTLPPAKSSFSPSTPSSDGPPGSSGKTKENVTVTVRFRPLNAREIGKGDELAWYADGDYTVRNEINPKIAYSFDKVFGPATTTRHVYDVAAQHVVGGAMEGINGTVFAYGVTSSGKTHTMHGEQKSPGIIPLAVKDVFGIIQETPGREFLLRVSYLEIYNEVINDLLDPTGQNLRVREDGQGTYVEGIKEEVVLSPAHALSLIASGEEHRHVGSNNFNLLSSRSHTIFTLTIESSSRGGNQGEEVALSQLHLIDLAGSESSKTETTGLRRKEGSFINKSLLTLGTVISKLTDEKSTHIPYRDSKLTRLLQSSLSGHGLVSLICTVTPASSNTEETHNTLKFAHRTKHVEIKASQNKIIDEKSLIKKYQREISCLKQELDLLKRGIMENQKVGPSQDDLVNLKLQLEAGQVKLQSRLEEEEQAKAALMGRIQRLTKLILVSTKSTMQPDIHEKPGHRRRHSFGEDELAYLPDRKREYMIDEDAGSIDSELSADGREGVTNLDELVKDFRRNRRRGMLGWFKLKKPENLIGSSPSADYESSASGSPASSLKSLQSRVTFSDMKEGRRRSVNKRGDDAPAVDFVPDRTQAGDLFSAATGGRLPPTGTTVTDQMDLLHEQVKMLAGEVALCVSSLKRVSEQSVKSPEDLQLREQMRNLKDEIREKKFQMRHLEQRMVGSVEMTPLGSLNIEISQALSKLAAQLNEKTFELEIKSADNRVLQEQLNMKMSENSEMQETILLLRQQLDSLLSEKSSTCQQQDAYHDAATLAMYSDEYAEAKLEREAGVCSYEERIPNESTQTSIMISNERLVHEVPNECSIDAFLNSQLLSQAAEIESLKQEKEQIVEEKEGLEIHHQKLAEEASYAKELAAAAAVELRNLAEEVTKLSYLNAKLAAEKDAPCKNNCCRRSASFDMKQNGDGGGRPDAHVRKTEDFLSVDELEQELNARHQREASLVAALYERDKIESELRKQLDDAKKREEDMENELANMWVLVAKMRKSGPVPETVSFEGSDVSNILEAKLRNDISLSNGHLEKKFNNSEKFENIPAVDALELLKYRYHKERKRCKELDDLVSRLKGDDLGGLDINALEELQSLHVEAITKICRAKCLIDVL